AAGGTCATCCGACAGCTCCGCGGCGAGCACATCAACGTCGACGAGGAGATCCATAACTACCGAGCGATGAACGAGGGGCGGGAAGGGCGCACCGTCTGGCGGGGACTCATGCAGCCGCGGATCCTCAAGAACCTGGGAATCGTGTCCATgctcttcgtcatcgtcttcttctcAGGTCGGCCGCTGGGGGGTTTGAGGGCTTGGTGGTTTTTCCTCTTAATGCTTTAACTTAGCTAAGAATGATTACTTTAGCAATACATATGCAAgcacgcatggacacacacacacgcaagtaagcaagcacgaacacacacacacacacacgaaagtaagcaagcacacacacacacacacacacacacacacacacacacacacacacacacacacacacacacacacacacacacacacacacacacacacacacacacacacacacacacacacacacacacacacacacagacttatctttcaatcaaaaatattttttagataattatcttttttatcctaCCGGACTTTTATTGTCACGGCAGGATAATCTTCTAAGAATATATTTCCTAAAATATTGTTTCTGATTTAGCCTAGTTTCTGATTTGCTTGTAGTTATTTTAATTACCAAAATTACAAGGTGTATTTCACAGTATTCCGAATAACAGAGTGTATATTTTAACAAGAAAATCAAATATGCGTTTTCAGACAGCAAACACTGGAAAATTCATATCATCAAATTTTCAGTTACCTCATTCATACTTGCAAATGTtagccaaagaaaaagaaaacctccCTGacttgaaaaaatgaaaaaaaaaaaaaatattatggttATTTGCATGATCATTCGGAGAAAGTAAtaatctttattcatatttccttttgCTATATTGTCCATACCAACCACACGTCAAACTAGACTGTATAGTACTGTTTACGACTCTATTTTGTCACTAATAAACTTTAAAAACTCTTTTAATATTTACTTTTTACTTCACCAAACAGGATTTTTCATCGTTAACGCCAATGCTTCGAGAATGTTCAAGGCCGCGGGTTCTACCATCGACGCAAATTTAGcagccattatcatcaatatcgtgcAGGTAAAGAAAGAATTTATATGTTTCCTCGTGATTGGAAAAAATGTTTCATCTGAAGTAAATTTCCAGGTGAAAATAAGTATTTCTAAGAATTATTGGAAATTACCACGCCTGAGAAATATAACAGACAAAAATCATCTTAAATACCAGACCTCTTACATATGTTTCAGTCATTAAACACCAGtggaaattaatatattttctctccttgCAGTTAATAGGCGGGTTCATTGGATTTCTATTAGCGGACAAATTTGGTAGAAAGGGATTGCTATATTCAGGCCTAACGCTTATGTGTATATCCCTAACTGGCCTGGCGACATATGTTGGTCTCACAGAGTCTCATGATGGGGACGGGTACGTAAATAACAATAGTTTCAAagtgtaatgacaatgatacataTGAAAAACAAGATATAATAAGTGAGTGTCCGTCTTCTTCATAGGCAGTGTGATAAATAAAAACGATTAAAAAATCTACTCCAAAAAGGTCGACAACAGAGCAACAAAATAAAGCcataaaagctttaaaaaaaaaacgtcattttttttttttcagctttcccGACGACCTACTGGGAAACACGACCGCCACGCCATCTATCTCGACCTTCACTAACGAACAGATAGACGTCATGAGTGAAGGCCCAGTCATCCAACGACACGGCTGGATTCCGCTTGCGTGCCTCATCGTGTGTCAGTTCGGCGCTGCGTTTGGCGTCAATGCTATTCCCTTCATCCTGAGCACAGAGTATTTCCCTACGTGGATCAGGGCGCAGGTAAAGGGCACGCGCATTATGGTTTTATACTttttgtatttgatgtactgtgtTTTAAGTTAATTACTTCTCTGAGCAATGTGTATGGCTTACTTTGTcgtatttgattttgtttgtttaatttcctGAGCATTGaaagtatttatattttaaacTAAGCATTAAAAGCATCTGGTATGCTGTATTATTGgtttttatctttaatatatagGAATAACTTCCATTCCATTCATATACGCAAGGAAGGAATTAGAATCAGCTATATGGAAAATCGACACCCTTCTCCAAAGTATTTCATTTATTACCTAcccgtttccctttctcctcctcaggcCAGTGGAATCTGCTTCTCGGTCTACACAGCTGCCTCCTTCTCTGCCCTGCAGCTGTACACGCCCATGAGGGAAGGACTCACCCAGGCAGGCCTCTACGGCTTCTATGCCTGCGTGTCCGCCGTGGGAATCCCTTTCACCTACTTCTTTATTACCGAAACCTCAGGACAACAAGTGGGATAAGGTTTCGCGGACGggactagtctctctctctctcactcactcactcactcactcactcactcactcactcactcactcactcactcactcactcactcacgcacacgcactcactcactcactcactcacacacacacacacacacacacacacacacacacacacacacacacacacacacacacacacacacacacacacacacacacacacacacaatgttatgATACAGGATGCATTATTCATAGCCAATTGAGTGAGAGCATTTCATACTTGGACTGTGTGCTCTTAATTAttatgggaaaggggaaaaatatcgATAAATTGTATgatctacactatatatatgtatatatataaataatttatatattatatatattcatatatatataatataaataatatctttattatatatattcatcaatattatatatatatatatatatatatatatatattaatcaaggGAAATAGATTTGACTATTCGTAATGAGGAATAACGTAATGGTTATCTAGTAGAATGCCATTGTAGAATGTAGGAATCGTGAAGATAGTTAATATTTCATAATTAGAAATATTATTGTAAACTGTTTGAATTATATTTACTGTACAATTGCACGTTACGTAATGAGCAATGAAGAGTGCGTGATGGCTATTGGTTGTGAAAAGATCTGGGGGAAAAAATCACACGAACACATTAATGAATACTCTGAGAGCTTATCCTCTtgaagtgattatatatataaaaaaagaagaaaaagaattgccagaagaaaataagaatagaacTATTTATCATATAAGTtcaaatgataatttaaaaatgcTATTATAAAAAGGATATCAAAACTGAATCTAAAACTATTTTACGCTGCAGTCTCAAAAGTTTGAAATACTTTTTCTAAGCTCTATCCGTGATGTCAACGCGCAAAGAACCACCTGTTTCTATCGTTGCGCCCGAAACGCCTGTGAAAGCAACAATGAGTGGTAAACTTGGAGAGGAAGACACAGTacactaataatgaaaaatttaTCTGTTGAGCggatagtgagaaaaaaaagtttatttttaatGCAGCTGCATGATGAACGAATATGTATTacgtggagtggggggagggtatATAATTCGTTGTATAGCAAAAATTACAAGTCACGTAAACACTCAGTTCATGGGGAAAAACGTTAGCCAGTGACTTAGTGCAAAATAcattttgattgtttttgtttgtttgtttatacattctagagagggagagggagagggagagggagtgggagagagggaaagtgaaagggagagggagagggagggagagggagggagggagagagaaggagagagagagaaagagagagagagagaaagagagaaagagagagggagagagggagagggggagaggaagagggagaggaagaaagggagagaggaagagaggggagagagagaaggagagagaaggagagagaaggagagagggggagggggagggggagggggagggggagggggagagggagagggagagggagaggagagggagagagagagagggatagggagagagggagaaggagaaagggagagagggagaaggagaaagggagagggagaaagggagagagagggggggagagggggggagagagtgagagagagagagagagagagagagagagagagagagagagagagagagagagagagagaaagaaagaaagaaagaaagaaagaaagaaagaaagaaagaaagaaaggaaagaaagagagagagagaagaaagaaagaaaaaagaaagagagagagagagagagagagagagagagagagagagagagagagagagagagagagagagagagagagagagagagagagagagagagagagagagagagagagagagaggggggggggggagagagtgagcgagtgaacagTGATCTCAGATTTCTgcaaacaaataatacaaaccATAATACTACACATATCGAGATTTTTATACAATGCAAGAACTTTTATATTTGATGCGTAATAAATCTGTTTTATAATACTGAGAAATCTTATTTCATCCttgaacacatacacaatattttCATGCACTTGACAATGTGCTCTTGAATTAAACatttccgtacacacacacacacacacacacacacacacacacacacacacacacacacacacacacacacacacacacacatgcacacacacagcacacacacacagcacatgcacatgcacatgcacatgcacatgcatacgcacacgcacacgcacacgcacacgcacacgcacacgcacacgcacacgcacacgcactctcacacccacacccacacccacacgcacacacacacatatgtatgtatatatttatatatgtatatgtaaatgtaaatataaatgtacattcatacatacatacatacatacatacatacatacatatatacatacatacatatatatatacacacactcacatataatatataaatataaatataaatataaatataaatataaatataaatataaatataaatataaatataaatataaatataaatataaatataaatataaatataaataaaatataaatataaatataaatataaatataaatatatatatatatatatatatatatatatatatatatatatatatatatatatatatatccctttgccGACGGGTGCGACGTGTAgatatgtgctatgcccactgtgagtacttgtttgattgtttatacgttcagatggctacacttgtactaagtcaccaatgagccagttatgagtactgcctgtctcgcccgttcacccttttctttgatttacgaaatattttacgttatcttattttgctgttattaatatttaaaaatattataataattgtaatgtttacgataaaaataacaccatcgatattcatagcactagtaaaaaataagtttttcccgctaattcaaatcaggtaaggtcacatggtctactaattgagccatctatgggcagacaaatcacaaaaaaatatagaaaataggcacagcattttccccattttttgttcattttccccggcatcattgggatatatatatatatatatttattatatgtgtatatattatatatatataatatatatattatatatgtgtgtatatatatacatatacatatatatatacatatacatatatatatatatatatatatatatatatatacatacacacacacatcaaccacaaaacaatatttttataattacggAAAGAACCAATGAAAAATTATGACAAGGAACCATAAGAGTAACCAAAAAACGATAtattaaaagtaacaaaaataataactataatcataaagataaaaataataatcatactagccACACACTGAGGTTCCGAAGTAATACACTATATACAAAATCTTAATATATTTTAACACCTTTGGTAGGACACAATTCTTCACAGTTAAAATTAGCACATAATTGGTAGGACACAATTCTTAACAGTTATAATTAGCAAATAATTACCTTTCCTGCCTCCATTAGCAAACAGATCTCGTGAAGCTGAGCTGCATGGAAGCACCGATGCTCACTTAATCACCAAGAGCTATGCCTTTCGTAATTTCTGAAGCCCCACCATTTTCTTCATATAGGCGCCCATTTCTATTAtacttttcattatatttgttcCCTTTTATTCTTCGGGTTATGGAAAAGTATTTAAGTAATCATTCCATTTTTTTCGTAAGTACGGAGAATGAGTTACTGTACTGTTCTCTTTTGATGAAATGATGTGACAGTTTTGCTCACTTTACGACAATGATAAGGTGAACCAATGAATGTTCCCTTGCGAGTGAACATCCACAATTGAGAAAAAAACACTATCACACTGGGTACAATTATAGATGGGCAAGGGAAAAGCACTTCACAGCCCGATGTTATTACAAATTCATCAGTATTTTACATCTGATCTCAGTCTTCAATGTTAAATTTCATATTTTATCTCATATCTCAGTCATCAATGTCCAACCTTatgctcatttttcttctccaGTCTTTTATGTCTTGGATCACAACACTAAACTCGGAAAGGGTTCTCCGTTCGTGAGACTAGCTGGGCACTCTCTCCCTCGACATGACTAGTAAACATACTGCTCCTCGTGAACGCAATCGGGAAAGCAGTTACAAATTTACATCtactatatatactacatgtgACTACAATAATGTGAATTAactctcatatttctttttttcaaccgAAGTGATAGTAATTTACATGACAAATCTGTAAGTCTATCAGCTTCTAGTGACAAAATAATTATTTTGcagtacaaaatatacatatttacgagaCCATTTATCGACGAACGACACTGATTCAGCACTCACAGGGGAAGACACATTTCTTTTAGAACCTTTTAATtcatattcgaaaaaaaaaaaaaaaaatctgtaccaTTCCCATGTCCAGATATCCATTTTTTCCCCAATGAAGTTATATAGaaagtaaaacgaaaataatttATTTCATAATAATAGTTTCACTTCTTGCTGAAACtatatgtataatgaaattgGACAgccaacaataacaaccaaaaatctttaaaaaaacgaCCACACGATCTAACCTAATAGTATATTTGCACGCATCCCCACACATAAGACGAAGAATTGAAAGATATGTTCATTCATGGTGTGACACGGAGCATATgacataaaaatatatcttaatctttttttttataagaagtcTGGGAGGAAGTATTTATATCCaccacgcgtgtgtgtttgtgagtgagtgagtgagtgagtgagcgagtgagcgagtgagtgagtgagtgagtgaggtgtgtgtgtgtgtgtgtgtgtgtgtgtgtgtgtgtgtgtgtgtgtgtgtgtgtgtgtgtgtgtgtgtgtgtgtgtgtgtgtgcgcgtgtgcgcgcatgtgcgcgtgtgcgcgtgtgtgcgtgtgtgcgtgcgtgtgtgtgtgtgtgtgtgtgtgtgtgtgtgtgtgtgtgtgtgtgtgtgtgtgtgtgtgtgtgtgtgtgtgtgtgtgtgtgtgtgtgtgtgtgtgtgtgtgtgtgtgtgtgtgtgtgtgtgtgtgtgtgtgtgtgtgtgtgtgtgtgtgtgtgtgtgtgtgtgtgtgcctgtctatatcaaaaatacatatttaagtTGTTATATAATGCAAATCCGCGCCCTCTATACCACAGCCGATCGCTGCGGTCTCTTCGCCCTTCTTTCGCGCAGCCACTGCCAGCCCCAAGTCGAGGCCCTGTCGGGGTGGAAGCACCCGTAGTACAGCATGAGGAACAGCAGGCCGCCCGCCGCTCCCCCGAACATCACGCCCAAACCGGCCTCTTGGAAGTAGTTGTCCGGCGCGCCGTAACTCCACAAGATGCCGATGATTATGTTTTCGCCGAAGGTGATGACGTAGTAGAGGAGAATTCGCAGGATCTGGGGAAGGATGATGTATGTTGTGCACTCgaatattataaacaaacacaaacacaaacacaaacacaaacacacacacacgcacacacacgcacacacacacacacaaacacacaaacacacacaaacacaaacacacacacacacacacacacacacacacacacacacacacacacacacacacacacacacacacacacacacacacacacacacacacacggagttcGTCACGATCATCATTCACCCGTGATAACCCTGACCCCCCGAATCCTGAGGACAAGGGCCCCCTACCTGACGCCCGGGCGACGTGGtgacgaaagagaagaggtagACGCCCCCGAAGGCGATCGAGTTCACGATGGACATCTCCCGCACGTCGAAGAAGATCCACACTGAGTGGATAATCCAGCGCAGCATGATAGGAACCCACAGCAGGCGGAAGTGGACCACCGAGAAGAGGGCGTAGGCCACGACGCGAGAACCTgacggagaaaaaggagggggttaGTGACTCGGAAAGATAAATCGAGTGAACAGAATTGCAGGGAGGTTATGGCGGTGGCAGAGATTGCTGTTACTTCTGGGAAGTATCAGCGGTGATGATCATATCATCATACCTGCTATAATTGCCATTTATTACCCTtataatcgttgttatcattgtcatcgccaTAATAAGATTTTTATATTCGAACTATcggatacacatagacagatatgtatatatgtatatataattttatgtgtatatatatttgatatatacatacatacgtacatacatacatacatatataaatatcatatatatatatatggtatatatatatatatatatatatatgtatgtatacgtatatgtatatgcatatatatatataaatatatataaatatatataaatatatatatatatacatatatatgtatatatatatttatatatatatgcacaatatatatacaatatatatatatttatatatatatatatttagatatatatcatatagtgtatatatataaaaaaaatatatataaatatatatatattgtatatatattgtgcatatatatatatatatatatatatatatatatatatatatatatatatatattcggtctGAGATATAGACGGCTGATTTTTGTCTTTACTTGAAAACTAAGTAGGTCTTTTGACTCTTTCGgcctactaataaaaacaaatcgaCCCTTCGTTCTTCTACCTTATTTTGGCTTCCAAGTCACTCACCGATGGACAGAAGCTGCCAGCAGTAGATAGCGAACTCCGCTGGCCACGACAGCACTCCTTTCTTTTCCCAAGGTTGTTTAGGTCTCTTCCCGGCGGcggcgtcctcttcctcttcctgctgttGCATCTGCCGGTCCTGCTGCTGGGTGTTGGCTAAGTGCCACGCTAGTTTGTTGCATGACATGTAGTGTACAACGCCCAGGGTCATGGTGCAGGCGAGCTTTGCCACGACCGAACCCAGACGGACAAATTCCGGGACAAATTCCGGGTCAGGTTTGCTCTCTGTCGGGGAAAAAGGGTAACTTTTAGCGTTAGGTTGAGACCGGAGGAGTTTCTCCTCTTGCATGTAGACACGATAACTTAGAGGCCCATAAATTTGCAGACCGATTTAACAGTGATATTTCTGTTCGGTGTCAAATGTAAATGCATAAACTACTATTTGTTATCACACTAAGCTTTAAATCCTGGTTTCTGAACATATAAAATGCAGTATTTTATAAAGACATTTCCACTAACACTTTCTCGATTTCGGCTAGGCCATGTGCATATCGAAGACTCAGAATTTCACAATCAAAACTATCTAGAAATATTTGGatagctgtttttcttttttctttttttcttttaataaatcatattatttacatttatagtgattaataaaaataaaatagattaatTTCTCATGTTCATCTTCAGGCGGCGCCACATTCGACACCTGTGTCAGCAACTATCGGAAATGCTGAGGTTGCCTGAATTTTACTTTCGGTTTCCCCTTCTGTAGCAAGAGCCATAGTAGATGTCACAAAGAGCTCTATCATTCATCCCAAGTCAGTCCAGATAAGGGAACGATGGAAAACGGTTGACAGCAAAATCCAGAAGCCGTGCACGTCCACATTGGAAAAGCCGAGTGCTAGGGTTTTAAGTCCCCTTTGatgacaactccccccccccccttcctttcctctccaagGACGACCaactttcccctccatctccgccTCACCCTGGATGTCTGTCCACTTGTTGGGCGGCGTCTTGATGAGTTCGGCGAGGTTGAGGACGACGATGGGCGCGTCCTCGAGGAATATGACGACGAGGCGCAGCATGGCCACCTCCGCGCTCTCCACCAGGTAATTCTCGAAGTTCTTGCGTTCCTTCGAGAGGTTGCCTTGCTTCCACGCCTGGCGTGCATGGTAGCCATACATCAGAGCGTCTATGTACCTGTTGGTGTTTCATTTCATGTTTAAAAAGGGAGCTTTAAAGTTATCTTTTGATTCGTTTTGCATTAATGTAATATATTCACACTTCCAAAATTTCCCTTTTGCCATCCAGAAATACTCACCTGAGGAGGGGACtgataggaaagaaaaagaccCGGATGATCCATACCAAAGGCTTTCGCAGGGGGGTGATGGCGTGCGCTCTGAGGTACCTGCGAGGACAGAGAAAAGgtccttgtttatttcttgtgacGTGCAAGAGGTGCGAATTTCAAGGTAGTGTATCGATCTCAGGCCTATGTGCCTTGCGGCTGATGTGGCTCGGTCATGGAGCTTATCGCTGGGGTATCTTATCTCTGCCTCACTTGGTGAGTGGATacttgcacaaatacatacacagcacatacatgaacacgcacacacacacgaacgagaACACGAACAtgatcacgaacacacacacacactcacacacacacacacacacacacacacacacacacacacacacacacacacacacacacactctctctctctctctctctctctctctctctctctctctctctctctctctctctatctatctatctctctctctctctctctctctctctctctctctctctctctctcttctctctctctctctctttctcaggatTGCCCCAACTCACCATTGCAGCGACTTGTACCCAGCGTAAAGGTTGGGAAGCAGGATGCAGAAGAAGATGAACCATCCCGACTTCGGCAACTGCGCCTTGAAATGGGCCACGCATACCCACAGGTCCAGGCACAGGTCGGCTACGTAGAAGATCATAGAGAACCATATCACGAGCTGAAAGAGGGAGGGTTGATTAGCTGAGAGGGAAGTAAATGACgaagaaataatggaaaaaaaataagaaagaaagaattacagACAGATACACGCGCACGTATTGAtaagatatgcgtgtgtgtgtgtgtgtgtgtgtgtgtgtgtgtgtgtgtgtgtgtgtgtgtgtgtgtgtgtgtgtatgtatgtatgtatgtatgtatgtatgtatgtatgtatgtatgtatgtaagtatgtatgtatgtgtgtgtgtgtgtgtgtgtgtgtgtgtgtgtgtgtgtgtgtgtgtgtgtgtgtgtgtgtgtgtgtgtgtgtgtgtgtgtgtatgtatgtatgtgtgtgtgtaaagatatatataatatatatatatatctatatatataaatatataatatatatatgcatatatatacatatacatatacaatatatatatgtatatataaatatatatataatatcaatacagtatatatatatattatatatataaatacatatatatatacatatacatacatatatatatataaatgtatatatatatatataacatatacagcatatatttacaaatctctctctctctctctctctctctctctctctctctctatatatatatatatatatatatatatatatatatatatatatatgtatatatacataaacacatacaatatatatatacaatatgtatacaatatttatacagtatatatacagtatgaatatatacattacatacatgagAAATGTTTTAACCAATGGGATTTCTGCAATATAAAATCATATCTACATAGAAATCAGCTACACGAACGTCCACATGCATGAAAAAATAACACATACCAAAAGATTAAATATCCAGACGCGTGACCTACAGATGAAAATATTCCTACAAGTAAACAAAAGCACACAGGCCCACGGTTACCCCTCGTTACAAGCTTGTAGCACGAAAGACCTTTGCACACAGAGAAAATATCCTCCTTGCAAAGCCATCCTAACCACAGTGGCCTTCCAGTGTCCGTTATGTTGGTTATAGCTTCACTCTGGTTATTTAAGCGCTGACATTGTAAAGTGGGCTGATGTGTGGCTTTGGCGAGTTCCATTCGGTTCGCCATTGCAAGCAGATCTGGAGTGGCGATAGTGCTTTATGATCAGCTTAGAAATCTAGTTTTGATGccttattttacttatatatatatatttatatatatatatatatgtgtgtgtgtgtgtgtgtgtgtgtgtgtgtgtgtgtgtgtgtgtgtgtgtgtgtgtgtgtgtgtgtgtgtatatatatatatatattttttttttttttttttttttttttggggggggggggggggtagagtctGTACGTTGATGCAACAGGTCATATCAATGTACGAaggaaaatttttatataaaccgCTAAACAAgaatcataaaatataataacgaatTAATATACAAGtaattaataatttaattataaATTTTATGCGCTACAACTAACCGAAAGTATTGCTCGAAGAAGCTAAACTTGATGCAGGACCAAAGTGATCAGGTCACTCACTCAGTAACTGACTTTATCTACAATCACTCAAAAAAATACCGAAATCCTGCccttcaagagaaaaaaaaaaaaaaaaaaaaaaaaaaaaaaaatatatatatatatatatatatatataaataatttctagACACCAAAAAGAAACCCTAAAGCTGTTGTTCCCAACCTCTTCCATCTTGTGGCCCCCGACTAACAAAGAATAATCTCCATGGCTCCGTTCGGTGACTGCCATTACTTCAGAGTCAGTTATTACTATTTATGAATGGTGGAATGGTGTCAGTAGGTATAGGCCAAGAGCTCTTTAcggaaagattccaatttattgatatgtgggATATAATTACATGTAGGCACCATcggcaaaagaagaggaagagcacaagcaaaacaaaattatatatacagagatacttacatacatacatacatacatacatacatacatacaacacacacacacacacacacacacacacacacacacacacacacacacacacacacacacacacacatatatatatatgtatatatatgtatatatatgtatatatatatatatatatacacacacacacatatgtagatagttacatacatacacacatatatacccatacatagac
Above is a window of Penaeus chinensis breed Huanghai No. 1 chromosome 19, ASM1920278v2, whole genome shotgun sequence DNA encoding:
- the LOC125035286 gene encoding facilitated trehalose transporter Tret1-like, with protein sequence MAESPTEPLNPHSQVPAKTESRSQRRSRLLRQGGKVFMASLGCWVMGSMFTFPSVVATDLLHSNTTIYGTPISFGNSLDMLGSLVQLGSLPGAWAVAGLAVVLGRRYSMMISGIVALLAWLGVGLSPSSVGVLVSRAVSGMAMGGLTVVVNIYAIELSDPDVRGMMGMMLNLGIMAGQLVTVSVGYETRYFVVALIDSLIPAIFFLGLIWLPESPSFLVLKGRDEEARKVIRQLRGEHINVDEEIHNYRAMNEGREGRTVWRGLMQPRILKNLGIVSMLFVIVFFSGFFIVNANASRMFKAAGSTIDANLAAIIINIVQLIGGFIGFLLADKFGRKGLLYSGLTLMCISLTGLATYVGLTESHDGDGFPDDLLGNTTATPSISTFTNEQIDVMSEGPVIQRHGWIPLACLIVCQFGAAFGVNAIPFILSTEYFPTWIRAQASGICFSVYTAASFSALQLYTPMREGLTQAGLYGFYACVSAVGIPFTYFFITETSGQQVG
- the LOC125035341 gene encoding XK-related protein 4-like isoform X1; this encodes MKTQPSKRVAFSPLPAEDKEAVDQTTAEKDADGLVSERPASVCKFTWWNELVIWFSMIFYVADLCLDLWVCVAHFKAQLPKSGWFIFFCILLPNLYAGYKSLQWYLRAHAITPLRKPLVWIIRVFFFPISPLLRYIDALMYGYHARQAWKQGNLSKERKNFENYLVESAEVAMLRLVVIFLEDAPIVVLNLAELIKTPPNKWTDIQESKPDPEFVPEFVRLGSVVAKLACTMTLGVVHYMSCNKLAWHLANTQQQDRQMQQQEEEEDAAAGKRPKQPWEKKGVLSWPAEFAIYCWQLLSIGSRVVAYALFSVVHFRLLWVPIMLRWIIHSVWIFFDVREMSIVNSIAFGGVYLFSFVTTSPGRQILRILLYYVITFGENIIIGILWSYGAPDNYFQEAGLGVMFGGAAGGLLFLMLYYGCFHPDRASTWGWQWLRERRAKRPQRSAVV
- the LOC125035341 gene encoding XK-related protein 4-like isoform X2 is translated as MENNSVSSLSYLVNVRQGRPKFTIRNELVIWFSMIFYVADLCLDLWVCVAHFKAQLPKSGWFIFFCILLPNLYAGYKSLQWYLRAHAITPLRKPLVWIIRVFFFPISPLLRYIDALMYGYHARQAWKQGNLSKERKNFENYLVESAEVAMLRLVVIFLEDAPIVVLNLAELIKTPPNKWTDIQESKPDPEFVPEFVRLGSVVAKLACTMTLGVVHYMSCNKLAWHLANTQQQDRQMQQQEEEEDAAAGKRPKQPWEKKGVLSWPAEFAIYCWQLLSIGSRVVAYALFSVVHFRLLWVPIMLRWIIHSVWIFFDVREMSIVNSIAFGGVYLFSFVTTSPGRQILRILLYYVITFGENIIIGILWSYGAPDNYFQEAGLGVMFGGAAGGLLFLMLYYGCFHPDRASTWGWQWLRERRAKRPQRSAVV